One Fuerstiella marisgermanici DNA window includes the following coding sequences:
- the trpD gene encoding anthranilate phosphoribosyltransferase, with amino-acid sequence MHATLQPAVADLIAREDLSSESVQKCIGAMMDGECDPVDMAAWLTAMACKGPVANELVGAAQAMRDRAARITSRRQPLLDTCGTGGDKLHTFNISTATAIVSAACGVNVAKHGNRSVSSSSGSADVLETLGVNIQLTAEQAAKCLDEIGIAFCFAPLVHGAMKHAAPIRKALGFPTIFNLLGPLTNPAGAEYQLLGASSDSRARLLASALSVLGCRKAIVVCGNNELDEVCLWGPTAAFTVTSGEVTQSRWTPEDFGLPTCTVDELRVQSAAQSADVIRRILEGETSGAADIVTANTAAALLAAEQATSLSEAVAKVRQTLADGVAASKLNELVEWTQAV; translated from the coding sequence ATGCACGCCACCCTGCAACCTGCTGTTGCTGACCTGATCGCCCGTGAGGACCTTTCGTCGGAGTCTGTCCAGAAGTGTATTGGCGCGATGATGGACGGGGAATGTGACCCCGTCGACATGGCGGCATGGCTGACCGCGATGGCTTGCAAAGGGCCTGTTGCCAACGAACTGGTCGGCGCTGCTCAAGCCATGCGCGACCGAGCGGCGCGGATTACCAGTCGACGGCAGCCTCTGCTGGACACCTGCGGCACGGGCGGCGACAAGCTGCACACTTTCAACATCAGCACGGCAACGGCGATCGTGTCTGCCGCCTGCGGCGTGAATGTAGCAAAGCACGGAAACCGGAGTGTGTCCAGCAGCAGCGGCAGCGCCGATGTTCTGGAAACGCTGGGCGTAAATATCCAGCTCACAGCCGAACAGGCGGCGAAATGCCTCGACGAAATCGGCATCGCATTCTGCTTTGCTCCCCTGGTTCACGGAGCAATGAAACACGCCGCCCCCATTCGCAAAGCGCTGGGCTTTCCCACAATTTTCAACCTACTCGGCCCACTCACAAATCCCGCCGGCGCTGAATACCAACTGCTCGGTGCCAGTTCGGATAGTCGAGCTCGCCTGTTGGCATCCGCGCTAAGCGTCCTCGGCTGCCGAAAGGCGATCGTCGTTTGCGGCAACAACGAACTGGATGAAGTCTGCCTGTGGGGGCCGACTGCGGCGTTCACGGTAACGTCCGGTGAAGTGACGCAGTCTCGCTGGACGCCGGAAGACTTCGGGCTGCCGACCTGTACCGTGGACGAATTGCGAGTTCAGTCGGCGGCACAAAGTGCGGACGTGATTCGGCGAATCCTGGAAGGTGAAACGTCGGGGGCAGCGGATATTGTCACCGCCAACACGGCCGCTGCCTTGCTGGCGGCCGAGCAGGCAACCAGTCTTTCGGAAGCTGTTGCGAAAGTGCGTCAAACCCTGGCTGACGGTGTCGCTGCCAGCAAGCTGAACGAACTGGTGGAGTGGACTCAGGCGGTGTAG
- a CDS encoding sigma-54-dependent transcriptional regulator: protein MADGKNDVPDLSSIPVRVLVVDDDESHAQAVAESLERINCECRVAGSGAAGSKMVSGESWDVVVTDLQMDDVDGLEILTQVKEELPDAEVIVLTGHGSITSAVTAMQHGAYTYLTKPLDISELRSAVEKASARLRLIRRNAELRRSLEERFGFEGVIGNSSQMHRIIEILKNVSPTDSTILIQGENGTGKELVAKAIHQNSHRKSKPFVPLNISALPDSILESELFGHEQGAFTGASGRRIGKFEHANGGTLFLDEVGEMPMDTQVKMLRVLEERKITRLGANDELDINVRLVAATNANLKKMVDEGTFREDLYYRLNVVAIDLPPLRERPGDIPLLMEHFLKDLSKRIGKEVEGFSRTARKALLSYHWPGNIRQLRNTIESMLVMDTDGLLDVDGLPADIAPLVAHDDGSSEGDAASGADALIGRPLSEVEKYYIQRALDLTDGNREETARLLGIGERTLYRKIKEYDLRK, encoded by the coding sequence ATGGCCGACGGCAAAAATGACGTTCCGGATTTAAGTTCCATTCCCGTCCGCGTGCTTGTCGTGGACGACGACGAAAGTCATGCGCAGGCAGTGGCCGAAAGTCTGGAACGCATCAACTGCGAATGTCGAGTGGCAGGTTCCGGCGCGGCGGGATCGAAGATGGTGTCCGGCGAATCGTGGGATGTCGTCGTGACCGATCTGCAGATGGATGACGTCGACGGACTGGAAATTCTGACTCAGGTTAAGGAAGAATTGCCCGACGCCGAAGTCATCGTGCTGACCGGACACGGTTCAATTACGTCCGCTGTCACGGCGATGCAGCACGGAGCCTACACCTACCTGACCAAGCCGCTGGACATTAGCGAACTAAGGTCGGCCGTCGAGAAAGCATCGGCGCGATTGCGGCTGATTCGCCGCAACGCAGAACTGCGACGTTCTCTGGAAGAACGTTTCGGGTTCGAAGGTGTGATTGGCAACAGTTCTCAGATGCATCGCATCATTGAGATCCTGAAGAACGTTTCGCCGACGGATTCCACCATTTTGATTCAGGGCGAAAACGGGACCGGCAAAGAGCTGGTCGCCAAGGCCATTCATCAAAACAGCCATCGCAAGAGCAAGCCATTCGTCCCGCTGAACATTTCTGCGCTGCCGGACAGCATTCTGGAAAGCGAACTGTTCGGTCACGAACAGGGGGCGTTCACCGGCGCGTCCGGACGGCGAATCGGCAAGTTCGAACACGCCAACGGCGGCACGTTGTTTCTGGATGAAGTTGGCGAAATGCCGATGGACACGCAGGTGAAAATGCTGCGAGTCCTCGAAGAACGCAAGATCACTCGGCTAGGCGCCAACGACGAACTGGACATCAATGTGCGTCTGGTGGCGGCGACGAATGCCAACTTGAAAAAGATGGTGGACGAAGGAACGTTTCGCGAGGACCTGTACTATCGGCTGAACGTTGTCGCCATCGATCTGCCGCCGCTGCGAGAACGGCCGGGCGATATCCCGCTGTTGATGGAACACTTTCTGAAGGATCTGTCGAAACGAATCGGCAAGGAAGTGGAGGGCTTTTCCAGAACAGCCCGCAAGGCGTTGTTAAGTTACCACTGGCCGGGCAACATCCGGCAGCTGCGGAACACCATCGAAAGCATGCTGGTGATGGACACCGACGGGCTGCTGGATGTCGACGGGCTTCCCGCCGACATCGCGCCGCTGGTGGCTCATGACGACGGCAGTTCTGAAGGCGATGCAGCCAGCGGTGCTGACGCGCTGATCGGCCGACCGCTCAGCGAAGTCGAAAAGTACTACATCCAGCGAGCCCTCGACTTAACCGACGGTAACCGCGAAGAAACGGCTCGACTGCTGGGCATCGGCGAACGCACGCTCTACCGCAAGATTAAAGAGTACGACCTGCGGAAGTAA
- a CDS encoding two-component system sensor histidine kinase NtrB: protein MDSNLQPDERERLQAQTTELATIAGGLAHEIRNPLSTIRMNLELLAEDLDAEASPNSRRMIDRVAKLQKECLNMEDVLNDFLQFAKAGEPDLVECSLNDEVQEFLKFLTPQAEGRGVELRPLLDANLPIARLDPGLIKQVLRNLARNALQAMPDGGTLELLTMMRGGKIALEVIDSGEGMDEKTVTRMFQAFFSTRSGGSGLGLPTVRRIIEAHGGTIACDSAPGRGTRFTILLPVNQRAH from the coding sequence ATGGATTCAAACCTACAACCTGACGAACGCGAACGCTTGCAGGCTCAGACCACTGAGCTGGCAACGATCGCTGGCGGTCTGGCTCATGAGATTCGTAATCCGCTGTCTACGATTCGCATGAATCTGGAATTGCTGGCGGAAGATCTGGATGCCGAGGCGTCGCCGAATTCGCGTCGTATGATCGACCGGGTGGCAAAGCTGCAAAAAGAATGTCTGAACATGGAAGACGTTCTCAACGACTTCCTGCAGTTTGCGAAGGCTGGCGAGCCTGATCTGGTCGAATGCAGTCTGAACGACGAGGTTCAGGAGTTTCTGAAGTTTCTGACGCCTCAGGCCGAAGGTCGGGGGGTTGAGCTGCGGCCGCTGCTGGATGCCAACTTGCCGATCGCGAGGCTGGACCCCGGGCTCATCAAGCAGGTGCTCCGCAACCTTGCTCGCAACGCATTGCAGGCCATGCCGGATGGGGGGACACTGGAACTTCTGACGATGATGCGTGGTGGGAAAATTGCGCTTGAGGTGATCGACAGCGGCGAAGGTATGGACGAAAAAACCGTTACGCGCATGTTTCAGGCGTTCTTTTCCACACGTTCCGGCGGTAGTGGGCTGGGATTACCGACCGTTCGTCGTATCATCGAAGCTCACGGCGGAACCATCGCGTGCGACAGCGCACCCGGCCGTGGCACTCGCTTTACAATTCTGCTGCCCGTTAACCAACGAGCCCATTAA
- a CDS encoding PQQ-dependent sugar dehydrogenase — translation MAKRRARADILRLESFEPMVLMSATIQGTDSADWISADEQNNLILALGGDDEIYAPLGDNQIDGGAGQDTLVIYEGVQADFDLVRTADGQTYVEGPALNGGVNVNVLTNVERILFLDGAINVADIPIGGEPPIDPPVDPPVDPPVDPPVDPPVDPPVDPPTANIVGTDAGEWLSGSDTDDIIDARGGNDEIYAPSGDNFIFGGAGSDALIVYEGVAADFDVVRFSDGVVTVTGPGINGQPNTNVLYDVERILFNDGSVFVDSLPVTPGNGPTPPGGPTDPTYGVIGLETSVISVNEAAGSIDIAILRTNGSDGAITVDYQTVAATATDGQDYQGVSGTATFADGQTSAIVSVQVQDDSDFEGDETFTFTIDNVTGGATLLSPRTATITIVDDESPATALFSYDNFNNTNNLNLNGDATRSGNRLQLTDTVDYETGSVFLLQPLAIDADTSFSTNFTFQIGGGADGADGLAFVLQNSGNGSNALGLGGGAVGYAGIPQSLAIEFDTYDNGPADPSDNHIDILRDGDVDNELASGTPAFNLNDGTALTAWIDYDGDTNVLEVYLSDTDLKPATATVSSTVDIADVLGNRAFMGFTAATGGLNNAHELLDWEVSSNSQLLPAPPTSGSLTTETVVSGFVKPTAVDWSPDGENMYISEQGGVVQVLRNGQLSTFIDFSDEVNGTRDRGLLDIAVHPDFENNPYVYLLYTYDPPEVYENTGDNLAGPDKNGNRAGRLTRVTADTATSYTTFVEGSEVTLLGENSTWDNFNAFANSTNDFTEPPAGINPNGTNVQDFIASDSESHTVGSVEFGTDGALYVTIGDGASYNRVDDRAVRVQDIDNLSGKVLRVDPLTGDGLSDNPFFNGDADANRSKVYQLGVRNSFRMAIDPVTGLVYTGDVGWGTWEEINVGGPGSNFGWPYFEGSDTGSQQQAAYSQLTEAQQFYNSGAEVTAPLVALNHASTGINAIVMGDVYRGSAYPTEYYGDIFFNDLGQGVVRNVSLDAAGNVTAVDTFDTGANVVVMIQQGPDGLLYYVDLDDGEVGRWVFE, via the coding sequence ATGGCAAAGCGACGCGCGCGAGCGGACATTCTTCGTTTGGAATCCTTTGAACCAATGGTCCTGATGTCGGCCACGATTCAAGGCACCGATTCCGCCGATTGGATCTCAGCCGATGAGCAGAACAACCTGATTCTGGCTCTCGGCGGCGACGACGAAATCTATGCTCCATTGGGCGACAATCAGATCGATGGCGGGGCCGGCCAGGATACGCTCGTCATCTATGAAGGCGTTCAGGCCGACTTCGACCTTGTGCGAACAGCCGACGGGCAAACCTACGTCGAAGGCCCGGCGCTGAACGGCGGCGTCAATGTTAATGTCCTGACCAACGTCGAACGCATTCTGTTTTTGGATGGCGCAATTAACGTGGCCGACATTCCCATCGGCGGCGAACCTCCGATTGATCCACCGGTCGACCCTCCCGTCGATCCGCCCGTCGATCCGCCTGTTGATCCGCCTGTTGATCCGCCTGTTGATCCACCAACAGCGAACATCGTCGGTACCGACGCGGGCGAATGGCTTTCCGGCAGTGACACCGACGACATTATTGACGCTCGCGGCGGCAATGACGAAATCTACGCGCCGTCCGGAGACAACTTTATCTTTGGTGGAGCGGGTTCGGACGCGTTGATCGTTTACGAAGGCGTTGCGGCTGATTTTGACGTCGTACGTTTTAGCGACGGCGTGGTCACCGTCACCGGCCCCGGTATCAACGGCCAGCCGAACACCAACGTCCTTTACGATGTGGAGCGCATCCTGTTTAACGATGGCAGCGTCTTCGTGGACTCATTGCCAGTCACGCCCGGCAACGGCCCAACTCCTCCCGGCGGCCCGACTGATCCGACTTATGGCGTGATTGGTCTGGAAACGAGCGTCATTAGCGTTAACGAAGCGGCAGGCAGCATCGACATCGCAATTCTGCGGACAAATGGATCTGACGGGGCGATTACGGTCGACTACCAAACCGTGGCCGCCACCGCGACGGACGGTCAGGACTACCAGGGAGTCTCAGGGACAGCCACGTTTGCCGACGGCCAGACCAGCGCGATTGTGTCTGTTCAGGTGCAGGACGATTCAGACTTCGAAGGTGACGAAACGTTTACCTTTACTATCGACAATGTGACGGGCGGAGCAACTCTGCTGTCACCTCGCACAGCCACAATTACAATCGTCGACGACGAATCCCCAGCGACGGCATTGTTCAGCTACGACAACTTTAACAACACCAATAACCTGAACCTTAACGGAGACGCGACCAGATCAGGCAACCGGCTGCAGCTGACCGACACGGTCGACTACGAAACCGGAAGCGTCTTCCTGCTGCAACCGCTGGCCATCGACGCCGACACCTCGTTCAGCACCAACTTCACATTCCAAATTGGCGGCGGAGCGGACGGCGCGGATGGCTTGGCCTTCGTCCTGCAAAACAGCGGTAACGGCAGCAACGCTTTGGGACTGGGCGGCGGAGCTGTCGGTTACGCAGGAATTCCTCAAAGCCTTGCCATTGAATTCGACACTTACGACAACGGCCCGGCAGACCCCAGTGACAACCACATCGATATTCTTCGAGACGGCGACGTCGACAACGAATTGGCCAGCGGCACGCCAGCTTTCAACCTGAATGACGGCACCGCCTTGACGGCGTGGATCGACTACGACGGCGACACGAACGTGTTAGAAGTCTACCTGTCAGACACCGACCTGAAACCGGCAACCGCTACCGTCTCATCGACCGTGGATATTGCTGACGTGCTGGGCAATCGCGCGTTCATGGGCTTCACGGCCGCGACCGGGGGGCTGAACAACGCTCACGAGCTGCTTGACTGGGAAGTCAGCAGCAACTCACAACTGTTGCCCGCTCCGCCAACGTCCGGATCGCTGACGACAGAAACCGTCGTGAGTGGATTCGTAAAGCCAACGGCCGTTGATTGGTCGCCGGACGGCGAGAATATGTACATTTCCGAACAGGGCGGCGTGGTTCAGGTGTTGCGAAACGGCCAGCTGTCGACCTTCATCGATTTCAGCGACGAAGTAAACGGAACTCGGGACCGCGGCCTGCTGGACATCGCCGTCCATCCCGACTTCGAAAACAATCCGTACGTCTATTTGCTGTACACCTACGATCCGCCGGAAGTGTATGAAAATACTGGCGACAACCTGGCGGGGCCAGACAAGAACGGCAATCGAGCAGGCCGGTTGACTCGCGTGACCGCCGACACGGCCACTAGCTACACCACCTTTGTCGAAGGCAGCGAAGTCACATTGCTGGGCGAAAACAGCACGTGGGACAACTTCAATGCCTTCGCCAACAGCACGAACGACTTCACCGAACCGCCCGCTGGCATCAATCCGAATGGCACCAACGTACAGGACTTCATCGCGTCTGACAGCGAATCGCACACCGTGGGTTCTGTTGAATTCGGCACCGATGGAGCTCTGTACGTCACGATCGGAGACGGTGCATCGTACAACCGTGTTGATGATCGAGCCGTGCGAGTTCAGGATATCGACAACCTGTCTGGCAAGGTGTTGCGAGTCGACCCGCTGACCGGCGACGGGCTTTCCGACAATCCCTTCTTCAACGGCGATGCCGATGCAAACCGGTCGAAGGTGTATCAGCTTGGTGTGAGAAACTCGTTCCGCATGGCGATCGATCCGGTGACGGGACTTGTTTACACGGGCGACGTCGGTTGGGGCACATGGGAAGAGATCAACGTCGGCGGGCCCGGCAGCAACTTCGGCTGGCCCTACTTTGAAGGAAGCGACACGGGCAGCCAGCAACAGGCCGCCTATTCGCAGCTGACGGAAGCTCAGCAATTCTACAACAGCGGAGCGGAAGTCACGGCTCCACTGGTGGCATTGAACCACGCTAGCACGGGAATCAACGCGATTGTGATGGGCGATGTCTACCGCGGTTCAGCGTACCCGACCGAATACTACGGCGATATCTTCTTTAACGACCTCGGCCAGGGCGTGGTGCGTAATGTGAGTCTTGACGCGGCTGGAAATGTGACCGCCGTCGATACGTTTGATACAGGAGCCAACGTTGTAGTGATGATTCAGCAGGGTCCCGACGGCCTGCTGTACTACGTAGACTTAGACGACGGCGAAGTTGGACGCTGGGTCTTTGAATAA
- a CDS encoding Ig-like domain-containing protein codes for MYRPALVMLLAACITSFAHGSDAGPAGKLDSRIGAGEKADRFELLNVELSPQGTLQGRVLDAAGKSLTGVTVGVRIQSAQNKSAVPALAKTDADGRFSFAISHGSVCVLQTGEWLYPIRTWRHGTAPPKSVKDVALVVSDKPIVRGQSNRVRRMSTGQKYGVAAAALGGVAAYMALSRDNVSE; via the coding sequence ATGTATCGTCCCGCTCTCGTCATGCTTCTGGCTGCCTGCATCACTTCTTTCGCTCACGGATCCGATGCCGGCCCTGCTGGCAAACTGGATTCCCGTATTGGTGCCGGTGAGAAAGCTGATCGCTTCGAACTGCTCAACGTCGAATTGTCGCCGCAGGGTACATTGCAGGGACGCGTGCTGGACGCAGCTGGCAAGAGTCTCACTGGCGTGACAGTCGGCGTCAGAATTCAGTCAGCCCAGAATAAATCTGCTGTCCCTGCATTGGCAAAGACCGACGCGGACGGCCGGTTTTCATTCGCGATTTCACACGGCTCGGTGTGCGTGCTGCAAACTGGTGAATGGCTGTACCCGATCCGAACATGGCGGCACGGAACCGCTCCGCCGAAATCGGTGAAGGACGTCGCACTTGTTGTCAGCGATAAGCCTATCGTGCGGGGCCAGTCAAATCGGGTCCGCCGTATGAGTACGGGGCAAAAGTACGGAGTCGCCGCGGCGGCTTTGGGCGGCGTTGCCGCTTACATGGCGCTAAGCCGCGACAACGTCAGCGAATAG
- the pnp gene encoding polyribonucleotide nucleotidyltransferase, with product MIVKKVTVECEFGGRTLSLSSGELAKQASGAVMVQYGDTSVFVAAQTGPSRPGIDFFPLTVDYRERLAAAGKFAGGYLKREGRPTTREILTCRLTDRPIRPLFPKGFRDEVQIMSNVMSCDGENFPDILSINGASAALRISGMPFKGPIAAVRLGMINDELILMPTVSQMEESTLDLIVAGSEKSILMIEGFANQLPEKEMGDAIMHAHQFIKQLCKLQEDLAKELGIGKPEIPEAPENPFTDKLAGALSKVKAAKGITKKQERGEAMSALKAELLEQYFPGDAEETSDGLTKAQFKDAFYGLEAKAVRELILSGTRLDGRAPADLRSVKCEVGTLPRVHGSAVFTRGETQSLATITLGSTRDQQRSDGLFGEFSERFMLHYYFPSFSVGECRPIRGPGRREIGHGCLAERSVASVIPADDKFPYTIRVISDILESNGSSSMASVCSATLGLMDAGVPILQPVAGISIGIVDEGDKWTLLTDIMGDEDHFGDMDFKVAGTGRGVTGIQLDLKNEGISEEIIRATLDQALKARKELLREMLSCIRRPRASVSDSAPKLVQTSINPEKIGLLIGPGGKTIRAIQEESGATIDIAEDGTVTISAVNGAAADAALARIEALTEEIQPGRIYSGKVTSIKDFGAFIEIAPGKDGLCHISELSDGFVKNVNDVCNVGDILEVKVIAVDDQNRVKLSRKAVLAEQGGTDGDGEDDTDD from the coding sequence ATGATCGTGAAAAAAGTCACTGTTGAATGTGAGTTCGGGGGACGTACCCTTTCGCTTAGCTCTGGCGAACTGGCCAAACAAGCCAGTGGTGCCGTTATGGTTCAGTACGGAGACACCAGCGTCTTCGTTGCTGCTCAAACCGGTCCTTCCCGACCGGGAATCGACTTCTTCCCGTTGACCGTCGATTATCGCGAACGTTTGGCGGCTGCTGGAAAATTTGCCGGCGGCTATCTGAAGCGTGAAGGTCGACCGACCACGCGCGAAATTCTGACTTGCCGTTTGACTGACCGCCCGATTCGTCCGCTGTTCCCTAAAGGGTTCCGCGACGAAGTGCAGATCATGTCGAATGTCATGTCCTGCGACGGTGAAAACTTCCCGGACATCCTTAGCATCAACGGTGCCAGCGCCGCTCTGCGGATTTCCGGCATGCCGTTCAAGGGCCCCATCGCCGCTGTACGACTTGGCATGATCAATGACGAATTGATCCTGATGCCGACCGTCAGCCAGATGGAAGAAAGCACGCTCGATCTGATCGTGGCCGGTTCGGAAAAATCGATCCTGATGATCGAAGGCTTTGCCAATCAGCTTCCTGAAAAGGAAATGGGCGACGCCATCATGCACGCTCATCAGTTCATCAAGCAGTTGTGCAAACTGCAGGAAGATCTGGCTAAAGAACTGGGTATTGGCAAACCGGAAATTCCGGAAGCACCAGAGAACCCGTTCACAGACAAACTCGCCGGCGCACTAAGCAAAGTGAAAGCCGCCAAGGGCATCACGAAGAAGCAGGAACGCGGCGAAGCGATGAGTGCTTTGAAGGCCGAGTTGCTGGAGCAATACTTTCCAGGCGACGCCGAAGAAACCTCAGATGGCCTCACGAAGGCTCAGTTCAAAGACGCATTCTACGGCCTGGAAGCCAAGGCAGTTCGCGAACTGATCCTTAGCGGAACTCGCCTCGACGGTCGAGCACCAGCCGACCTGCGTAGCGTGAAGTGCGAAGTCGGAACTCTTCCACGAGTTCACGGTTCAGCCGTCTTTACGCGAGGTGAAACTCAGTCACTGGCGACCATCACGTTGGGTTCGACTCGTGACCAGCAGCGTAGCGACGGACTGTTCGGAGAATTCTCAGAACGCTTCATGCTGCACTACTACTTCCCATCGTTTTCGGTCGGCGAATGTCGTCCGATTCGAGGACCAGGACGTCGAGAAATCGGTCATGGATGTTTGGCCGAACGATCGGTCGCTTCGGTGATTCCTGCGGACGACAAGTTTCCATACACGATCCGAGTGATCTCGGACATTCTGGAATCGAACGGCAGCAGTTCCATGGCGTCTGTGTGTAGTGCCACACTGGGGCTGATGGACGCTGGAGTGCCCATTCTGCAGCCTGTCGCGGGGATCTCAATCGGGATCGTCGACGAAGGCGACAAGTGGACGCTGCTTACGGATATCATGGGCGACGAAGATCACTTCGGCGACATGGACTTTAAAGTGGCCGGTACCGGTCGCGGTGTGACCGGCATTCAGCTGGACCTGAAAAACGAAGGCATCAGCGAAGAAATCATTCGCGCGACGCTGGATCAGGCCTTGAAGGCTCGGAAAGAACTGCTTCGCGAAATGCTAAGCTGCATTCGACGCCCACGAGCTTCTGTTTCGGATTCAGCTCCGAAACTGGTTCAGACGTCCATCAACCCGGAAAAAATCGGTCTGCTGATCGGTCCTGGCGGCAAGACGATTCGTGCCATTCAGGAAGAATCCGGTGCGACAATCGACATCGCCGAAGACGGTACTGTCACCATTTCCGCCGTCAACGGTGCAGCAGCCGACGCAGCCTTGGCTCGCATCGAAGCGTTGACTGAAGAAATTCAGCCTGGCCGAATCTATTCCGGCAAGGTGACATCGATCAAAGACTTCGGTGCGTTTATCGAAATCGCACCGGGCAAAGACGGACTGTGTCACATCAGCGAGCTGTCTGACGGCTTCGTCAAGAACGTCAACGACGTGTGCAACGTCGGCGACATTCTGGAAGTGAAAGTCATTGCTGTCGACGATCAGAACCGAGTGAAGTTGTCTCGCAAAGCTGTGCTGGCCGAACAGGGCGGCACCGATGGCGACGGCGAAGATGACACCGACGACTAG
- a CDS encoding PQQ-binding-like beta-propeller repeat protein, whose amino-acid sequence MSQVEPQNPPSTPASPPVRQPAVPRKMLLLTGMAVSIIVFAFAFNSQIEDMLSIGLDTVMFASAIGVMLLLLLWVGWFMIFSRWKWWQRLSASAIAMALPFAFLAIFRPVNGGDATFVRLEPIWAARPEVPPADIELTDASVDLLTETPQDFPRFLGPDQNGIVATDFVIDADQFSDMEPLWRQPIGKGWAGFVARNGFAVTMEQRQDQECVTCYEIETGKLQWMYQHAARHRDAMNMGRTGPRSTPTIFDGKVYAVGAVGNFVCLNGSDGTVAWQVDLNELLGLEIASMPDSEGLDVHYESNSKLAWGRSGSPLIFGDLVIVPGGGPTEGDKSTLLAFDRNSGSLVWRSGDEMIAYGSPVLATVAGVEQILLTGETKVMGFRPDNGEMLWSWPRPGKSDGYANTSQVTVVNDNQVLASKGYSDGGGLLITLHDEGDSVRPEKEWFNTRSLKTKLTSPVVYEGHAYSLSNGFLECARLTDGDRIWKARGRFGHGQILLVNDQLLIHGESGSLYLVNPTPEAYDKLGECSTIDGVCWNTLCLYGNRLLVRSELEAACFELPVK is encoded by the coding sequence ATGAGCCAAGTCGAACCTCAGAATCCGCCGTCAACTCCGGCGTCACCACCCGTACGGCAACCGGCTGTACCTCGCAAAATGCTGCTGCTGACGGGCATGGCAGTGTCGATTATCGTTTTTGCCTTTGCATTCAACAGTCAAATCGAAGACATGCTGTCGATTGGCCTCGACACCGTCATGTTTGCGTCGGCGATTGGGGTCATGTTGTTGCTGCTGCTGTGGGTGGGGTGGTTCATGATTTTTAGCCGCTGGAAATGGTGGCAGCGGCTTAGCGCGAGTGCCATTGCCATGGCATTGCCCTTCGCTTTTCTGGCGATTTTTCGTCCCGTCAACGGCGGCGACGCGACGTTTGTGCGGTTAGAGCCGATCTGGGCTGCTCGACCGGAAGTGCCACCCGCCGACATCGAACTCACCGATGCGTCTGTAGATCTACTTACCGAAACGCCTCAGGACTTTCCTCGGTTTCTCGGCCCCGACCAAAACGGAATCGTCGCGACAGATTTTGTGATCGATGCGGATCAATTTTCGGACATGGAGCCGCTCTGGCGGCAACCGATCGGAAAAGGTTGGGCTGGCTTCGTGGCTCGCAACGGATTCGCCGTCACGATGGAACAGCGGCAGGACCAGGAATGCGTCACGTGCTACGAAATCGAAACCGGCAAACTGCAGTGGATGTACCAGCATGCGGCACGGCATCGCGACGCCATGAACATGGGCCGGACCGGGCCGCGATCAACTCCCACCATTTTCGACGGCAAGGTCTACGCGGTCGGAGCGGTCGGGAACTTCGTGTGTCTGAATGGAAGCGACGGGACGGTGGCGTGGCAGGTTGATCTGAACGAACTGCTGGGGCTTGAGATCGCATCCATGCCGGACAGCGAAGGACTGGATGTTCATTACGAATCAAATTCTAAACTGGCATGGGGCCGGTCTGGTTCGCCGTTAATCTTCGGCGACCTCGTGATTGTGCCTGGCGGCGGACCGACGGAAGGCGACAAGTCGACTCTGCTGGCCTTCGACCGCAACTCAGGCAGCTTAGTTTGGCGTAGCGGTGACGAGATGATTGCGTACGGGTCGCCCGTGTTGGCGACAGTGGCCGGCGTCGAACAAATTCTGCTGACTGGTGAAACGAAGGTGATGGGCTTTCGCCCTGATAACGGCGAAATGTTGTGGAGCTGGCCGCGCCCCGGAAAAAGCGATGGCTACGCCAACACGTCGCAGGTGACCGTCGTCAACGACAACCAGGTTCTGGCGAGCAAAGGTTACAGCGACGGCGGTGGTTTGCTGATTACTCTGCACGACGAAGGCGATTCCGTTCGCCCCGAAAAGGAGTGGTTCAACACGCGATCGCTAAAAACCAAACTGACAAGTCCCGTCGTGTATGAAGGTCATGCGTATTCGTTATCCAACGGGTTTCTCGAATGTGCTCGGTTAACCGACGGCGATCGAATCTGGAAGGCGCGCGGAAGGTTTGGGCATGGTCAAATACTATTGGTGAACGATCAGCTTTTGATCCACGGCGAATCCGGTTCGCTATACCTGGTCAACCCGACGCCGGAAGCTTACGACAAGCTGGGCGAATGCTCGACCATCGACGGAGTGTGCTGGAACACGCTGTGCCTGTACGGCAACCGGCTGCTGGTGCGCAGCGAACTGGAAGCCGCATGCTTTGAGTTACCTGTGAAATAG